Proteins from one Asterias rubens chromosome 21, eAstRub1.3, whole genome shotgun sequence genomic window:
- the LOC117304759 gene encoding CD209 antigen-like protein E translates to MHDAKVPWEEGEQICVELGGVMVVPQSKEELQHILNMFSCDKFWIGCNDIQTEGTWVCLDGEATIDVQDKKWESGQPNNWGGNQDCALARVLARTAGWNDVDCGNTRKLICQRPVRAL, encoded by the exons ATGCATGATGCCAAAGTTCCATGGGAAGAGGGCGAGCAGATTTGTGTTGAGTTGGGTGGGGTGATGGTTGTCCCTCAATCCAAAGAAGAGTTACAACACATCCTCAACATGTTCAGCTGCGACAAATTCTGGATTGGTTGCAACGACATTCAAACTGAAG GTACCTGGGTGTGTTTGGATGGTGAAGCTACTATTGACGTGCAGGACAAGAAATGGGAGAGTGGTCAGCCAAATAATTGGGGAGGCAACCAAGATTGCGCCTTGGCCCGGGTTTTAGCCAGGACTGCAGGCTGGAACGATGTGGATTGTGGAAACACACGCAAGTTAATCTGTCAGCGTCCAGTACGAGCACTGTAG